A single Ketogulonicigenium vulgare WSH-001 DNA region contains:
- a CDS encoding MFS transporter: MSDTAAVPSPFSNATYRNLWAGNLGSGFGTMIQAVGAAWLMMALTSSVDMVALVQAANALPVVILSLIGGAIADSYNRRKVMLMTQSFMMVISALLALFALMGWLSPWVLLGFTFLVGCGNALNNPSWQASVADIVQRDQLPMAVSYNAISFNLARSMGPAVGGLIVSTIGPVGAFAVNALTYLGPLTAIGTWKAPQRERTLPPETILPAVMAGLRYVGMSQDLLRIILRSGLFGFGTVILQALMPVVAAQQIGGGPLVFGLLLGSFGVGAVGGAFLGPRIQGRFLSEKIVATVSLIFSAMLVLVALSSQLWMAMPAILLAGGVWVMTLSLFNVSVQMAAPRWVVGRALALYQTSMFAGFALGSWFWGRLAEDFGLMPTFLLAAGTMLLVAATGLIWPMPPRVSRNLEPLNRFQEPTVDLALSPRSGPIVVQIVYTVPPENTDRFLHLMQDRKRIRMRDGARNWTLARDLSATDHWVERYKAPTWTDYIRQNQRITQADAAIGLNLRELFPEGSPPIVTRYLELHHETHHTMRAIDHDHH, encoded by the coding sequence ATGTCAGATACAGCAGCAGTCCCTTCCCCATTTTCGAACGCAACCTACCGCAATCTGTGGGCAGGCAACCTTGGCTCGGGCTTTGGCACGATGATTCAGGCGGTGGGGGCGGCATGGCTGATGATGGCGCTGACCTCGTCGGTCGATATGGTCGCGCTGGTGCAGGCGGCCAATGCGCTGCCGGTGGTGATCCTGTCGCTGATCGGCGGTGCCATTGCCGACAGCTACAACCGCCGCAAAGTCATGCTGATGACCCAAAGCTTTATGATGGTCATCTCGGCGCTGTTGGCGCTGTTCGCGCTGATGGGGTGGTTGTCGCCTTGGGTTCTGCTGGGGTTCACCTTTTTGGTCGGCTGCGGCAATGCGCTGAACAACCCGTCGTGGCAGGCCTCGGTCGCCGATATCGTGCAGCGAGATCAGCTGCCGATGGCGGTCAGCTATAATGCGATCAGCTTTAACCTTGCGCGCAGCATGGGGCCGGCAGTAGGCGGCCTTATCGTCAGCACGATCGGGCCGGTGGGCGCCTTTGCCGTCAATGCACTGACCTATCTGGGGCCGCTGACCGCCATCGGCACCTGGAAAGCACCCCAGCGCGAGCGGACATTGCCGCCCGAAACCATCCTGCCCGCCGTAATGGCCGGGCTGCGCTATGTCGGCATGTCGCAAGACCTGCTGCGGATCATCCTGCGGTCGGGCCTGTTCGGGTTTGGCACGGTGATTTTGCAAGCACTGATGCCGGTGGTTGCGGCGCAGCAAATTGGCGGCGGGCCGCTGGTCTTTGGTCTGCTGCTGGGCAGTTTTGGCGTCGGTGCCGTCGGCGGCGCTTTCCTGGGACCGCGTATTCAAGGGCGATTCCTGTCCGAGAAAATCGTTGCCACCGTCAGCCTGATCTTTTCGGCGATGCTGGTGCTGGTCGCACTGTCCAGCCAGCTGTGGATGGCGATGCCCGCCATTTTGCTGGCGGGCGGCGTCTGGGTGATGACATTGTCACTGTTCAACGTCTCGGTCCAGATGGCCGCGCCGCGCTGGGTCGTGGGACGGGCGCTGGCGCTGTATCAGACTTCGATGTTTGCAGGTTTCGCGCTGGGCAGCTGGTTCTGGGGCCGTCTGGCCGAGGATTTCGGCCTGATGCCCACCTTTTTGCTGGCGGCCGGCACAATGCTGCTGGTGGCTGCAACGGGTCTGATCTGGCCGATGCCCCCCCGCGTCAGCCGCAACCTCGAGCCGCTGAACCGTTTTCAGGAACCCACTGTCGATCTGGCGCTGTCGCCGCGCAGCGGACCGATTGTGGTGCAGATCGTCTATACCGTCCCGCCCGAAAACACCGACCGCTTTTTGCACCTGATGCAGGACCGCAAGCGCATCCGTATGCGCGACGGCGCGCGCAACTGGACATTGGCGCGCGATTTATCCGCGACAGACCACTGGGTCGAGCGGTATAAAGCCCCGACTTGGACCGATTACATTCGCCAGAACCAGCGGATCACACAGGCCGATGCGGCCATTGGCCTGAACCTGCGGGAATTGTTCCCCGAGGGCAGCCCGCCCATCGTGACCCGCTACCTCGAGCTGCACCACGAAACCCATCATACGATGCGCGCCATCGACCATGATCACCACTGA
- a CDS encoding HugZ family protein has product MQDDPITPRPAEINAALGAAFDAVACGRELLRNSPAAALSTLDPGGYPYGTVTNLAVMPDGTPVFFGAGLALHVRNILADNRISLVLAPFGVKDLLTNPRMTLVGRAHRIAAGEDVDARAAYLARFPKAKLYLQLPDAMMFRMEVTGVQLSGGPARNASDLTPAALRD; this is encoded by the coding sequence ATGCAAGACGATCCCATCACGCCCCGCCCCGCTGAGATCAACGCGGCGCTTGGCGCAGCATTCGACGCTGTCGCCTGCGGGCGCGAGCTGCTGCGCAATTCACCGGCGGCGGCGCTATCGACGCTGGACCCCGGCGGGTATCCCTATGGCACAGTGACGAATTTGGCGGTGATGCCGGACGGCACACCGGTCTTTTTCGGCGCAGGCCTTGCGCTGCATGTGCGCAATATTCTGGCCGATAACCGCATCTCGCTGGTGCTGGCGCCCTTTGGCGTCAAAGATCTGCTGACCAATCCGCGCATGACGCTGGTTGGCCGCGCGCACCGCATCGCGGCGGGCGAGGATGTGGACGCGCGCGCCGCTTATCTGGCGCGCTTTCCAAAGGCAAAGCTGTATTTGCAACTGCCCGATGCGATGATGTTCCGCATGGAGGTCACGGGCGTGCAATTGTCGGGGGGCCCTGCGCGCAATGCCAGCGATCTGACACCGGCGGCGCTGCGCGACTAA